A genome region from Chelonia mydas isolate rCheMyd1 chromosome 12, rCheMyd1.pri.v2, whole genome shotgun sequence includes the following:
- the FCSK gene encoding L-fucose kinase isoform X3 codes for MTQQLCRGSPPGVWVCSTDMLLTVPLTAEIDWEGFQGAKVISVPGSVSYARNHGIYLADQQGFVRDIIYQGPEARIQECSGPDGKVPLVCGVVFFSSETAEQLLATHVIPPLDACTYLGLDSGAQPIQLSLFFDIVLCMAGGVTEEDFVTGRTREVGSGHAKAAMALRSARSVLWKALHAIPLSMACIPDGCYDYMTMAASDHIHNLTLRTSSVSTLSFRKVAHSHVAQPHLLEDGCTVTNSLLEGAVRVEPGSVLQHCHLQGPLQIGSGCLLTGLDVSSSPALQRWQLCDVVLQGHTIRLQDMLRQVFTLTGRHDDWQSPAGAASTYLNVPWAEFFHRTGIREGDIWGSDVPQRSRFLLNARLFPILHAAEPVGVQDVLWFLGSQEGKGLGRWRASWRMSWEQLLMCLDQEAELVSRRALFFHQAQGKLRRVLLEHRDCSLLPLIRSAVNEGYQEAVLSTLDQVASVAADPGVAARALACIADVLGCMAKGDGGLRSGPAANQEWAPAFQQLERGNIAEGVKELAKERREWLGRPALLVRAARHYEGAEQILIRQAVMSACRFISVGQEEPPPIGHWVLVECPARIDVSGGWSDTPPITYEHGGAVVDVAILVDGRRPIGARARRIAEPELRLVSASGMLEGEVVLELVCQDLEDLQDYCQPHAPGALLKAAFICTQIVTLASQKPLRTQLLECSGGGFEVHSWSSLPHGSGLGTSSILAGAVMAALYRAAGKSTNAESLIHAVLHLEQVLTTGGGWQDQVGGLVPGIKIGRSKAQLPLKVEVEQIPVLEGFPQTLNKHLLLIYTGKTRLARNMLQDVLRNWYARLPAIVQNADALVSNAEQCAQAFRQGNLPLLGECLTRYWQQKKCMAPGCEPLAVRRMMDALQPYVYGQSLAGAGGGGFLYILTKEPSQKNVIQQILAKTEGLGNFSIHTVEVDTAGFSLQLVGSNPKARGDTGSGGHNRSREGLQQGPGLCALPGNVQTAADSSQPPTLA; via the exons ATGACGCAGCAG CTGTGCAGGGGCTCCCCACCAGGAGTGTGGGTCTGCAGCACCGACATGCTCCTCACCGTTCCCTTGACAGCAG AGATCGACTGGGAAGGGTTCCAAGGTGCCAAAGTGATCTCCGTGCCGGGGAGCGTCTCGTATGCCAGAAACCACGGCATCTACCTTGCTGACCAGCAG GGGTTTGTGCGTGACATCATCTACCAAGGCCCGGAGGCCCGGATCCAGGAGTGCTCTGGGCCAGACGGGAAAGTGCCGCTG GTGTGCGGGGTCGTCTTCTTCTCCTCGGAGACCgcagagcagctgctggccacGCACGTCATCCCCCCTCTGGATGCCTGCACCTACCTGGGCCTGGATTCGGGGGCCCAGCCCATCCAG ctGTCCCTGTTCTTTGACATCGTGCTCTGCATGGCCGGCGGGGTGACCGAGGAGGACTTTGTGACCGGCAGGACCCGGGAGGTGGGCAGCGGCCATGCCAAGGCAGCAATGGCCCTGAGGAGTGCCCGCTCCGTGCTGTGGAAGGCCCTCCATGCCATCCCTCTCAGCATGG CGTGTATACCTGATGGTTGCTATGACTACATGACAATGGCCGCTAGCGACCACATCCACAACCTGACACTTCGCACCAGCTCCGTCAGCACCCTTTCCTTCCGGAAAGTAGCGCATTCCCACGTAGCT cagccccatctcctggagGACGGCTGCACCGTCACCAACAGCCTGCTGGAAGGAGCCGTGCGGGTGGAGCCTGGAAGCGTTCTCCAGCACTGCCACCTGCAG GGACCCTTGCAGATAGGCTCTGGCTGCCTCCTCACGGGGCTGGACGTCTCCTCCTCGCCTGCCCTGCAGCGCTGGCAGCTGTGCGATGTGGTCCTGCAGGGGCACACCATCCGGCTGCAGGACATGCTGCGCCAGGTGTTCACCCTGACTGGGCGCCACGACGACTGGCAG AGCCCTGCCGGGGCGGCCAGCACCTACCTGAACGTGCCCTGGGCTGAGTTCTTCCACAGGACAGGGATACG GGAGGGGGATATCTGGGGCTCCGACGTCCCCCAGAGGAGCCGCTTCCTGCTGAACGCCCgcctcttccccattctgcacgCGGCTGAGCCCGTGGGGGTCCAGGACGTCCTGTGGTTCCTGGGCTCCCAggagggcaaggggctggggcgGTGGCGAGCCTCGTGGCGCatgtcctgggagcagctgctgatGTGCCTAGACCAGGAGGCGGAGCTGGTGTCCCGCCGGGCGCTCTTCTTCCACCAGGCACAGGGCAAGCTACGCAGGGTGCTGCTggagcacagggactgcagcctcctgcccctgATCCGCAGCGCCGTCAACGAGGGCTACCAGGAGGCCGTGCTGAGCACTCTGGACCAGg TGGCATCTGTTGCCGCTGACCCTGGGGTGGCAGCCCGGGCTCTCGCCTGCATCGCCGACGTGCTGGGCTGCATGGCCAAAGGGGACGGGGGCTTGCGGAGCGGGCCGGCCGCCAACCAGGAGTGGGCCCCGGCCttccagcagctggagagaggcaaCATCGCTGAGGGAGTGAAGGAGCTCGccaaagagaggagggaatggcTGGGCAG GCCGGCGCTGCTGGTGAGGGCTGCCCGGCACTACGAGGGGGCCGAGCAGATCCTGATCCGCCAGGCTGTGATGTCGGCGTGCCGGTTCATCAGCGTCGGGCAGGAGGAGCCCCCTCCCATCGGTCACTGGGTGCTGGTGGAGTGCCCTGCCCGGATAGACGTCTCTG ggggctggagtgacACTCCTCCAATCACTTACGAGCACGGGGGAGCCGTGGTGGATGTTGCCATCCTGGTGGATGGGCGCAGACCAATCGGGGCCCGGGCCCGGCGCATCGCCGAGCCGGAGCTCCGGCTGGTCAGTGCTAGCGGCATGCTGGAGGGCGAGGTGGTGCTGGAGCTGGTGTGCCAGGACCTGGAGGACCTGCAGGATTACTGCCAGCCTCACGCGCCAG gGGCCTTGCTGAAAGCGGCTTTCATCTGCACCCAGATTGTCACCCTCGCTTCCCAGAAGCCCTTGCGGACCCAGCTGCTGGAGTGCTCTGGCGGAGGGTTTGAAGTGCACAGCTGGTCCAGCCTGCCACACGGATCCGGGCTGG GCACCAGCAGCATCCTAGCCGGGGCGGTGATGGCGGCGCTGTACCGGGCAGCCGGGAAATCCACCAACGCAGAGTCCCTCATCCACGCCGTGCTGCACCTGGAGCAGGTGCTCACCACAG GAGGGGGATGGCAGGACCAGGTTGGTGGGCTTGTGCCAGGCATCAAGATCGGGAGGTCAAAGGCCCAGCTGCCCCTGAAGGTGGAGGTGGAGCAgatccctgtgctggagggcttTCCCCAGACCCTGAACAAGCacctgctcctgatttacacagggaAGACTCGGCTGGCCCGCAACATGCTCCAG GACGTCCTCAGGAACTGGTATGCCAGGCTGCCAGCTATCGTGCAGAACGCCGACGCCCTAGTGAGCAACGCAGAGCAGTGCGCCCAGGCCTTCCGGCAAG GTAACCTCCCTCTCCTTGGGGAGTGCCTGACCCGGTACTGGCAGCAGAAGAAGTGCATGGCCCCGGGCTGTGAGCCTCTGGCTGTCAGACGCATGATGGATGCTCTCCAGCCGTATGTCTATGGGCAGAGCTTGGCTGGAGCTGGAGGCGGCGGGTTCCTCTACATCTTAACCAAAGAGCCCAGCCAGAAAAACGTTATACAGCAAATTCTAGCAAAAACAGAG GGCCTGGGGAATTTCAGCATCCACACTGTTGAAGTGGACACAGCCGGCTTCTCTCTGCAGCTAGTGGGGAGCAACCCTAAAGCAAGAGGCGACACAGGGAGTGGAGGGCACAACCGGTCACGTGAAGGCCTTCAGCAGGGCCCTGGTCTTTGTGCACTGCCAGGGAacgttcagacagcagcagacagcAGCCAACCTCCCACCCTGGCGTGA